The uncultured Fibrobacter sp. DNA window GTAGATCTGGTTTGCGTTCAGAATCAGGTCGCCGATTTCCGTGCCGGCAATCGGAGCTCTGTACTTGAAGTCCGTCACGTAGGCGGCTGCGGGAGAACGGTCGATTTCAACTTCTTCGGGCCAGAAACCGACTTCGTAGTCGTCAGTGTTGGTCATAAGAGTGAAGACGAGGCCGGTGCCGCTCTTTACGGTCATTTCCGCGTTGCTAACAGTGCCAGCTGTGCTGAAAATGAGGTCCGCCGTAGCGGCTTCTGCTGCAGGTACTGCGGTGCAAGTCGCAATGTTCAAACCGGGGTTGACGTCCGTAGAAAGATCAACGGTGCAAGGTGTCATGGTGACATTTGTGGGCACCGGAGTAGCAGACGACGAAGACGGAGTTTCGGTGGCGCAGTAGGAGGCTTCGCGTTCAAAGGCGATGTCCTCGTAGCTTTCGAAGTTGTCTACACCGTCGGTAGCCTTGACCGTAATACGGAGTGCGAACTTTCCGCAAGAGGTGAACGTGGGGTCCTTGAGGTCGACGGCGATGCCTGCCAGGTCGAAGCTCGTGCCTGCAGAAACGCTAGGCGGATTCGTAATGTTGACGGTTGTCGAATATTTGTTTCCGTCAGAAGAATCCTTGACGACTGCTGCGGTGATGCTCGTGAACTTGAGCGCTTCAGGATTGGTACTGGTGGTATCGGTAAGGACGATATTGACCTGTCCGGTAAACTTCTTGGAACTGGTAGAACCGACTACGCCAAGATTGACGAAGCTGATGATGTTGTCTTTCTTAGTCGGAGTTTCGATTACGCTGCCGCCTTCGCCCGATTCAGCGCTGGTAGAGCTGCTGTCGTCTCCGCAGGCGATAATGCCGAATGCGCCCATTACGATGGCGGAACCAAGGAAGAGTTTCTTTGCGAAATTCATGGTTTATTCCTCATAAAAAGTTTTTCTGCCCTGAAAATAAACAAAAATGGGCAAAAAAGCAACTAGAAAACTGTAAAAAAGGGGTAAAAAGTTACTTCATTCCCCGAATGATGTCACGGAGGCGGGCCGCTTCCTCGAAATCGAGGCGTGCGGCGGCTTCTTTCATCTGACGTTCCAGGTCTTCGAGTGAACCAGTCGTCTTCGACCCACGATCCCCTTCTGTCATCCTCGACCCACGAAGTGGGGAGGGGGTCCAGTCTTGTTCTTCGTGGCTCCCGTCGCCTTGGGTACCAGGATGACGTTTCTGGGAATTGCCACGTGAGGCCTTTTTCTTCGTCTTGCTCGACGGCTGCAAAGGTTCCATCGGGCGAATTCCGCCTAAGTTCCCTGAGCCTGCCGAAGGGTCTTCGTTCACTTCGGCAGGCTCAGGGAACTGGTCTTCTCCGATATCGCCGAGCGGGTCGTTGATCCTCAGGTCGTCTTCGAGCTTGCGGGTCACGGATTTCGGCGTGATGCCGTGTTCCTTGTTGAATTCTTCCTGAACGGCTCTTCGGCGGGCGGTTTCGGTGACGGCCTTCTCCAGGCTGTCGGTCATGTTGTCGGCGAAAAGCAAAACGGTGCCGTTCACGTTGCGGCTCGCGCGGCCCATCGTCTGGATAAGGCTCCTGTAGTTGCGCAAGAATCCTTCCTTGTCGGCGTCGAGAATCGCGACCATGCTCACTTCGGGCAGGTCGAGGCCTTCGCGCAGCAGGTTGATGCCTACGAGTACGTCGAATTCGCCGGTGCGGAGTCCGCGAATCAGTTCGTGGCGTTCGAGCGTCTTGATGTCGCTGTGCAGGTAACGTGCGCGGATGCCCGCTTCCACAAAGAAGTCGGTGAGGTCCTGCGCCATCTTCTTGGTGAGCGTCGTGACGAGTACGCGATCGCCGTTCTTGACGACTTCCTCGATACGGTACAGCAGAACGTCCATCTGACCCTTGATGGGGAACATCTCGATTTTCGGATCCAGAAGTCCAGTCGGCCTGTTAATTTGTTCAGTAACAACGCCGCCCGTCTTGGTAAGTTCATAATCGCCGGGGGTGGCGCTCACAAAAAGCACCTGCTTCGGGTACATGTACTCGAATTCGGCAAAGTTCATCGGGCGGTTGTCGAGCGCGCAGGGGAGGCGGAACCCGTACTGCACCAGCGTGGTCTTGCGGGATTTGTCGCCCTCGGCCATGCCGCCCACCTGCGGAATGCTCACGTGGGATTCATCCACCATCAAAAGCCAATCGTCACCGAAGTAGT harbors:
- the uvrB gene encoding excinuclease ABC subunit UvrB, yielding PEAYIPHTDTFIEKDASINDEIDKLRLRATANLLTRRDVIIVASVSCIYGLGSPSEYFDLMVRIKKGDIYDRDKILHDLVRIQYTRNDFSLERGSFRVHGDVIEIHPSYDEEGLRIELFGDEVDRLVRFNILTGEVTQELDEMTIAPAKHFVTKEEGRLGILQRMQVELTERLAELDKEGKVLESARLSSRTRYDMEMIRETGMCSGIENYSRIIENRAPGTRPFTLIDYFGDDWLLMVDESHVSIPQVGGMAEGDKSRKTTLVQYGFRLPCALDNRPMNFAEFEYMYPKQVLFVSATPGDYELTKTGGVVTEQINRPTGLLDPKIEMFPIKGQMDVLLYRIEEVVKNGDRVLVTTLTKKMAQDLTDFFVEAGIRARYLHSDIKTLERHELIRGLRTGEFDVLVGINLLREGLDLPEVSMVAILDADKEGFLRNYRSLIQTMGRASRNVNGTVLLFADNMTDSLEKAVTETARRRAVQEEFNKEHGITPKSVTRKLEDDLRINDPLGDIGEDQFPEPAEVNEDPSAGSGNLGGIRPMEPLQPSSKTKKKASRGNSQKRHPGTQGDGSHEEQDWTPSPLRGSRMTEGDRGSKTTGSLEDLERQMKEAAARLDFEEAARLRDIIRGMK